The Rickettsiales bacterium genome includes a region encoding these proteins:
- a CDS encoding MFS transporter → MDTSPKMDYDLKYRLFVSRRFLPMFLATFLGTFNDNLIRAGLIVMIAYAAKHNISLSTDPEILVTICSGLLVLPMVLFSSVAGQLADKYDKSKLVIFTKVAELFIMSVACYGFYYHNISLLMALLFLSGTHSAFYVPIKFSILPQHLKEKELLAGNGFIASGSYLAILAGMVAGGLIVELPNNMIGITIVIVAIAGFIASLFIPKAPSLHTDTIISFNLLRGSIGIIKHACDDSTLIRTILALSWFITVGSIYIAQFANYAKGVIQADNEVYILFLTVFSVGVAVGSILCDTLLKGQISARFTPIAASGISIFTMLMIFFTPVPIGQNLMDISEFFELKNSLNVVLCMFMVAFCGGIYMVPLYAILQSRAKSSHRSQVIAVSNLSDSISMTIAAIVSAILLSYGLTIPNLFIIVAIITLMVAVYAKRISD, encoded by the coding sequence ATAATCTGATTCGTGCCGGACTTATTGTAATGATAGCCTACGCCGCGAAGCATAATATATCACTATCAACTGATCCAGAAATTCTAGTTACTATATGCTCTGGATTGCTGGTTCTTCCTATGGTTCTGTTTTCATCGGTAGCCGGACAACTTGCCGATAAATATGATAAATCAAAACTTGTTATATTTACTAAAGTAGCTGAATTATTCATAATGTCAGTGGCGTGTTACGGTTTTTATTATCATAACATATCTCTGCTTATGGCGTTATTATTTCTAAGCGGTACTCACTCAGCTTTTTACGTACCAATAAAATTTAGTATATTACCACAGCATTTGAAGGAAAAGGAGCTTCTGGCAGGTAACGGATTTATCGCTAGCGGCAGTTATTTGGCTATTCTCGCTGGAATGGTGGCTGGTGGATTGATTGTGGAACTTCCTAATAATATGATAGGAATAACTATAGTAATCGTCGCTATAGCTGGATTTATCGCCAGCCTGTTCATACCAAAAGCCCCTTCTCTGCATACTGATACTATAATAAGCTTCAATCTATTACGTGGTAGTATTGGCATTATAAAACATGCTTGTGATGATAGTACACTTATACGAACAATTCTTGCTTTGTCATGGTTCATAACGGTTGGCTCAATATATATAGCTCAATTCGCCAATTACGCCAAAGGAGTGATACAAGCTGATAACGAGGTATATATATTATTCCTTACTGTATTTTCAGTAGGTGTCGCGGTCGGCTCTATATTATGTGATACCTTACTTAAAGGACAAATATCAGCGCGTTTTACCCCGATAGCGGCGTCTGGTATATCCATATTTACCATGCTGATGATATTTTTTACTCCAGTTCCAATAGGGCAAAACTTAATGGATATAAGTGAGTTCTTTGAATTAAAAAACAGCCTAAATGTGGTGCTATGTATGTTTATGGTAGCGTTTTGCGGTGGTATTTACATGGTTCCCTTATATGCCATATTGCAATCACGCGCAAAATCCTCTCACCGTTCACAAGTGATAGCCGTGAGCAACCTAAGCGACTCCATCTCCATGACAATAGCCGCTATTGTATCAGCTATATTATTATCATATGGACTAACAATCCCTAATCTGTTTATTATTGTGGCGATAATAACTTTAATGGTGGCCGTATATGCTAAAAGAATCAGTGATTAG